Genomic segment of Benincasa hispida cultivar B227 chromosome 1, ASM972705v1, whole genome shotgun sequence:
tAGAATGTACATGTTCAAGTAGCTCAATTGATATAAACATCAACAAAtcgacatttttaaaaaatgctatcaaaacaaataaatatcataatttCTTTCATATACTAAAGCAATTAGTCGATTGAAATGTGAAATTATTAAACCAATATTAAAATAGCATGAATAGCAACACTGGTCCAAAACACGTGTCTTTTATGATCAAGGTAATAGAGAAACTGTATGCAAGAAAAATGGATCTTGAAAATTGCATACAACACAGTCTAAGGGAAGGGAAAGCTAATCAAGATTCTCgatagggtttttttttaaaagaaatcagATTCTTACAAGGTCatattgaaatataaacaaTCATAGAAGAATCATGAAGCTAAACCCCTTGATATAATCACAAGGCGATACTAAAACAATTCAGTTTCTCACAAGGTGATATTAGCATGTAATAGTCATTGAAGCATTGTAAAATTTTGCAAACCTAAACAACTTGATATGATCCAAGTTAAGACTTATGAGAAATTACCTGAACTGTGGATGTATTCTCAAAAAAATTTCGAATTAGCGGTTTCATGTCAAAAATATCATCAGGTACCCACGTATCACCCATCTTTGGAAAAGTGTTATATGCATGGCCCTGTAATCCAGCATACAAGGAGAAGCATGATCTCTTTTGAATGggaaagaaatttaatacatactgagaaaaaaaaatcacatactGCATCGTTTCCAGCTACAAATGCTCCTGAAATGGCAGTAATACCAACAAGTAAGCTCACAGGAAGAGCAATTCTTCGAACTTTTGCTGCACCATGAGCCCAAGCCACAGATTCAACAGGTGGTTCAGGCATAACAACAGAGAGACCAGTCCAGAAAAGACCACAATATATAATGAATGCCGATGTAAGATGAGCTGCAAGACGGTAAGGGCTTACTCTTGGCTGAGCATACTCAGATGCTGGCTCCTGTGGGATGAACTCCTTTAGGAACTCTCCACTCTATCATAATTGGGAAAGCAACAATCAACAAGGATAAAGTGGATCTACCTCTAAACCACTCTTTACCATCCACCAGCCGATTAAACCCTGCCCAGCACCAAGGGCAAAAAGTGTCGACAATCTCAGTCCAAGACGCAAGGTTATATATCTCTTACGAAGAAAATATGAAAAGGGCAAAGCAAACATAACACCCAATGCCCTTCCCCACATTCGATGTGCATATTCCATccaatatataaatttgaaatctTCAATACTCATGCCTTTGTTAACACTGTCGAATTTTCAAACGTAGAGTCATAAAATCCATGGGAACTATTTCgcttcaaaaaattaaaatcaatgcATGAAagcttaaaaaatatataaccaCACACTGattaaaaactgaaaatgtATGACTTCCAAAATACCAATTCCTCGAATCAACTTTCCTTTTAGTGAACCACTAATTACCAAGAATCTACACAAACCATCTATTTACATGCCAATCGATAATAAACACAAAATCATTAGGAGTGCTGCATGCAAGCAAACAACATAATTAAGCAGTAAAAGACTGGCTCCAGAGCAATGTTGATACACATACCGCTTATATTCAGGGGACTGCTTATACTTATCAAACTCCTGCAGCCATTCTTCATCTGTTAGAGGGGGAAGTTTCCCAGTAAACTTCCAATCAGTCATGGAAAGACCAGATCGTGTCAAACGTGTAACACCACCAAGAACCACCATACTGAAAACCCAGGCAGCAGAACCAAAAAGCCATATCCCCACCATTTTCTGAGCACGAGGACCAGCAGTTACAAGCAACTTCAGGCCCTCCTTGTTCGTGCCAATTGAAGCCACCGTAGACATATTCCTAAATAATGGAGCCTGATGAACCTGAAAACAGCGAACAAACATACTCTTATCGTGAATACAACATATAAAGTACACAACTACTGTATGATAATGTCTAAAAGGTTGAGAAGAATCTACCGATGACGCAATGTATCAAGTATCgacatcaaaaaaaaaaaaaaaactacaagaCGTCAAGAAAAAAATCACAAactgaaaaaatatattttttttcatcattattattaagcattcatgctaaaaaaataaaaaattaaaaaaaaaaaaacttgaaatcaGGCGCTTGATTGCCTTAGTACAACTCCAAATAGACTTTCCACGGATGAGAAATTGATAAAGTtacagacaaaaaaaaaaaatagacccATATTAAAACGACCCAATACTAAAACATACAATGTCAGTATAAAGACATCAAAGCCAACCAAAAATCGAAGAATTGTGAATTGAAACAGAAAAACACGAGATAAAATCCTGTCAATCAAATGGAAGAgtgagaaatagaaccttggaGAAGGATCGATGACCATAGACGCCAAAGAGGCATTTCTTTGAAGATTGAGAAGAGAAAGATCTGAATGGTTGAGGGCGAAGAAGAGAGGAGggatttgattgaagaagagaaTTGTAAATACGGCTTAAAGCTTCCTTCCTCCGCAGAAATGATGCCATTACTCTGCTCTCAAACACTTTTTCTCTATCTCTCTCCTCCGACTTCGAGGGTTTATCAGAGGTTCCTGTAATGTAAGCGATTCACCGCCAATTGCTAAGAAGTGGAGAACAGGTAAACGACGCCGTTTCAAGCTTAGGGTTTCGCActcaatatataattattaactaATCTAACTTTTCTAAACGGAAATTAATAAACTAATGGAATCTAAATCTATGCATATTATgacattctatttttttttttttttttaataatacgTTAGACAGAGAAATTGATCCTCTACTCTGATATTGATAGTACTAACTATTGGAGgagaaattaaatttatgatataattcCAAAACCATCAATTTTGTGATCAATTAAGaattgacatgtgtcccaaattgaagttgaagatagattttatgtttttttggattgaataaaattaatttcacccAATTTGACGttataatttgtaatttggTTAATTAACCTGGGCCAACAAAGCCCAAACCCATGGGTCAACCAGGCCCAAGCCCATTAAGCCCATCAAAGAGCTTAGAGGACTTCTCAGGTCCGCAATGATCCACACAAATATTCTTCAAatacttctacttcaagaatgactcttccaagactttaTTCGATgtctttcttcttcaagtcaagcatatCCACTCAGTCGATAGAAAATCAGAGGATCGAGAGATGTTTGGTGTTGATATTGATGAGTCGTAGAAGAGTCTTCAAGGGTCAAGGGTTTCggttgttgatgaattctcttaGGGCTCTGTGAAGGTATAATGGTTGACCCCTTGAAATGAGAAtagctcctctatttataggacTCTTTGATGAGCTTCATAAGCTTGGGCCTGGTTGGCCCATGggtttgggcttggttggtctatGGGTTTGGGTTTGGTTGGCCCATGGGTTTGGGCTTAGGATCCAATTAATCGGATTTAGGTCTACTTTGGCACTTAGGCCCAAATTAAGCCCTTCATTGGGTGTAACCAGATGAAAGTCCAAATTATAATGTCAAATAAagcgaaattaattttactcaatccaaCGCCTATGACGAAAACACcgaatttgtcttcaacttcaatttggacACATGTCAATTCTTAATAGGTCACAAATTTGATGATGTcagaatttcgtcattaatttagtaaatgacatggcgatttgtgattggtccaaaatttctcctccAACACTAACACTATGTCATATATTCATTTAGGCACATATAACATttcgtttatttttttataaattattgttGTATTTTGTTTCATTTCGAGTAGATTTAATTTTGtcgaaattaattaaataagaacaATAAACTTTATGCAGTAAAGTGTGCCAAGTGAATGCAACACTCTTTATTTTCTATACGATATCTAAAAGTTACCATATGAGAGAATATCTCTCCCTATTTTGCTATTCATTTTTAATGAATATCTTTCATGCCATTTCCTtcaattatttattatcatctttgtttttc
This window contains:
- the LOC120074564 gene encoding cytochrome c oxidase assembly protein COX15 isoform X2, with protein sequence MASFLRRKEALSRIYNSLLQSNPSSLLRPQPFRSFSSQSSKKCLFGVYGHRSFSKVHQAPLFRNMSTVASIGTNKEGLKLLVTAGPRAQKMVGIWLFGSAAWVFSMVVLGGVTRLTRSGLSMTDWKFTGKLPPLTDEEWLQEFDKYKQSPEYKRVNKGMSIEDFKFIYWMEYAHRMWGRALGVMFALPFSYFLRKRYITLRLGLRLSTLFALGAGQGLIGWWMVKSGLEEPASEYAQPRVSPYRLAAHLTSAFIIYCGLFWTGLSVVMPEPPVESVAWAHGAAKVRRIALPVSLLVGITAISGAFVAGNDAGHAYNTFPKMGDTWVPDDIFDMKPLIRNFFENTSTVQLDHRILATATLVSIGTLWWSTRKLEIHPAVRSLIGSTFGMAALQVTLGVSTLLSYVPVSLGTAHQAGALTLLTLVILLNHTVRRPSMSLLKSLPQVVKSA
- the LOC120074564 gene encoding cytochrome c oxidase assembly protein COX15 isoform X4 — translated: MASFLRRKEALSRIYNSLLQSNPSSLLRPQPFRSFSSQSSKKCLFGVYGHRSFSKVHQAPLFRNMSTVASIGTNKEGLKLLVTAGPRAQKMVGIWLFGSAAWVFSMVVLGGVTRLTRSGLSMTDWKFTGKLPPLTDEEWLQEFDKYKQSPEYKRVNKGMSIEDFKFIYWMEYAHRMWGRALGVMFALPFSYFLRKRYITLRLGLRLSTLFALGAGQGLIGWWMVKSGLEEPASEYAQPRVSPYRLAAHLTSAFIIYCGLFWTGLSVVMPEPPVESVAWAHGAAKVRRIALPVSLLVGITAISGAFVAGNDAGHAYNTFPKMGDTWVPDDIFDMKPLIRNFFENTSTVQLDHRILATATLVSIGTLWWSTRKLEIHPAVRSLIGSTFGMAALQLRSP
- the LOC120074564 gene encoding cytochrome c oxidase assembly protein COX15 isoform X3, encoding MASFLRRKEALSRIYNSLLQSNPSSLLRPQPFRSFSSQSSKKCLFGVYGHRSFSKVHQAPLFRNMSTVASIGTNKEGLKLLVTAGPRAQKMVGIWLFGSAAWVFSMVVLGGVTRLTRSGLSMTDWKFTGKLPPLTDEEWLQEFDKYKQSPEYKRVNKGMSIEDFKFIYWMEYAHRMWGRALGVMFALPFSYFLRKRYITLRLGLRLSTLFALGAGQGLIGWWMVKSGLEEPASEYAQPRVSPYRLAAHLTSAFIIYCGLFWTGLSVVMPEPPVESVAWAHGAAKVRRIALPVSLLVGITAISGAFVAGNDAGHAYNTFPKMGDTWVPDDIFDMKPLIRNFFENTSTVQLDHRILATATLVSIGTLWWSTRKLEIHPAVRSLIGSTFGMAALQVFMTPLRTKAETFFGKNSWIYMGCATPAGVLEGTLILLDGLVRRVLGAVPLEA
- the LOC120074564 gene encoding cytochrome c oxidase assembly protein COX15 isoform X1, producing MASFLRRKEALSRIYNSLLQSNPSSLLRPQPFRSFSSQSSKKCLFGVYGHRSFSKVHQAPLFRNMSTVASIGTNKEGLKLLVTAGPRAQKMVGIWLFGSAAWVFSMVVLGGVTRLTRSGLSMTDWKFTGKLPPLTDEEWLQEFDKYKQSPEYKRVNKGMSIEDFKFIYWMEYAHRMWGRALGVMFALPFSYFLRKRYITLRLGLRLSTLFALGAGQGLIGWWMVKSGLEEPASEYAQPRVSPYRLAAHLTSAFIIYCGLFWTGLSVVMPEPPVESVAWAHGAAKVRRIALPVSLLVGITAISGAFVAGNDAGHAYNTFPKMGDTWVPDDIFDMKPLIRNFFENTSTVQLDHRILATATLVSIGTLWWSTRKLEIHPAVRSLIGSTFGMAALQVIFPFHDLMEAFPLLKGALLMGMVVYYYIFFSKNRTFIEIDERINQTFLNRTLMAGS